In Choloepus didactylus isolate mChoDid1 chromosome 6, mChoDid1.pri, whole genome shotgun sequence, one DNA window encodes the following:
- the LOC119536639 gene encoding olfactory receptor 5A1-like, with protein sequence MTVSKSMEWKGNHTTVAMFVLLGLSDERELQLLLFPIFLGIYLVTLTWNLGLITLIRVSSRLHTPMYFFLSFLSFIDICYSSSISPRMLSDFLKDKKEISFLACATQYFVVTWMGLAECCLLATMAFDRYVAIGSPLQYSVIMAPSLCGKLVAWASLSGFLCSFTQTVSCFHLYYCGPNIIQHFFCDMPQIVPLSCSNPFFSQIILLLVATFVVFGTLLLILLSYGFIAASILKMPSVKGRSKAFNTCASHLVTVTLFYGTALSVYICPSSNHSLEQDKVLSVFYVILIPMLNPLIYSLRNKEIKEALKRVIQRAAGLP encoded by the coding sequence ATGACAGTGAGCAAATCCATGGAATGGAAAGGAAACCACACCACTGTGGCCATGTTTGTTCTCCTGGGACTCTCAGATGAAAGAGAGCTACAGCTCCTCCTCTTCCCAATCTTCCTAGGAATCTACCTTGTGACTCTGACCTGGAACCTGGGTCTCATTACCCTAATTAGGGTGAGCTCCAGGctgcacacacccatgtacttttttctCAGTTTCCTGTCATTTATAGACATCTGCTATTCTTCTTCCATTAGCCCAAGGATGCTTTCAGACTTCTTAAAAGACAAAAAGGAGATTTCCTTCCTTGCCTGTGCCACTCAGTATTTTGTTGTGACGTGGATGGGGTTGGCTGAGTGCTGCCTCTTGGCCACCATGGCATTTGACCGATATGTTGCCATAGGTAGCCCTCTGCAGTACTCAGTCATCATGGCCCCCAGCCTCTGTGGGAAATTAGTTGCTTGGGCCAGTTTGAGTGGTTTCCTTTGTAGCTTCACTCAAACAGTCTCATGCTTTCATCTCTATTACTGTGGACCAAATATCATTCAACATTTCTTCTGTGACATGCCTCAGATTGTTCCTTTGTCTTGCTCCAATCCCTTCTTCAGCCAAATAATTCTTCTTCTGGTAGCTACTTTTGTTGTGTTTGGAACTTTACTCCTTATCCTCTTGTCCTATGGTTTCATTGCAGCTTCCATCCTGAAAATGCCCTCAGTCAAGGGCAGGTCCAAGGCCTTCAATACCTGTGCCTCCCACCTGGTGACTGTGACACTTTTCTATGGCACAGCCCTCTCTGTGTACATCTGTCCCAGCTCTAATCACTCCCTGGAGCAGGACAAGGTGCTGTCAGTGTTCTATGTCATCCTTATCCCCATGTTAAACCCTCTGATCTATAGTCTGAGGAACAAGGAGATCAAAGAAGCCCTCAAAAGGGTAATACAGAGGGCAGCCGGTTTACCTTAG